From Flavobacterium arcticum, the proteins below share one genomic window:
- the rpe gene encoding ribulose-phosphate 3-epimerase produces MKNTLIAPSVLSADFANLQRDIEMINKSEADWFHIDIMDGVFVPNISFGMPVLGAITRHAKKTIDVHLMIVNPDQYIKTFAELGATNLTVHFEACTHLHRTLQAIKAEGMKAGVAINPHTNVSLLEDIINDIDLVCIMSVNPGFGGQSFIENTYAKVSQLKNIITKHNASTLIEIDGGVSDKNAAKLVTAGADVLVAGNYVFGSDNLVETIAGLKKITAL; encoded by the coding sequence ATGAAAAACACTTTAATTGCCCCATCAGTACTCTCGGCAGATTTTGCTAATCTACAGCGCGATATCGAAATGATAAATAAGAGTGAAGCCGATTGGTTTCATATCGATATAATGGATGGCGTTTTTGTGCCTAATATTTCTTTTGGTATGCCAGTACTAGGTGCCATTACACGTCATGCAAAGAAAACAATAGATGTACACTTAATGATTGTAAATCCTGACCAGTACATTAAAACCTTTGCAGAGCTAGGGGCTACAAACCTAACAGTACACTTTGAAGCGTGTACACACTTACATCGTACGCTACAGGCTATAAAGGCCGAAGGCATGAAAGCAGGAGTAGCAATAAACCCTCACACTAATGTAAGCCTGTTAGAAGATATTATAAATGACATCGACTTGGTTTGTATAATGAGTGTTAACCCTGGTTTTGGTGGGCAATCATTTATTGAAAACACCTATGCTAAAGTTAGTCAGTTGAAAAACATTATTACAAAACACAATGCTTCTACACTCATTGAAATAGACGGTGGTGTAAGCGATAAAAATGCAGCTAAGCTAGTAACAGCAGGTGCAGATGTACTTGTTGCTGGCAACTATGTGTTTGGATCTGATAACCTTGTTGAAACTATTGCTGGACTTAAAAAAATAACAGCTTTATAA
- a CDS encoding patatin-like phospholipase family protein yields MENDTFRVGLCMAGAVSAGAYTAGVVDYLLEALEEWEKQKGNPNVPTHKVVIPVIGGASAGGMTGVITASALEGEIKPVPVPEKEDILKEHPENRFYNAWVDLLGEDMFVQMMNTSDIEKGGDVVALLNSQFIDEIANKITKIDNSKPKPTRSYFETPLKIFTTLSNLEGFDYNIDFNTAISREKYVMTVHNDYACFGLYDTPEEKLKIEEGWIPLNFRTNKNVNIARDAAMATGAFPIGLESRVLERKSNDVHKINWLKNYFANIPDSTNDYKTLNIDGGMINNEPFEKVRQVLDDITQKQNPDIKDDDVVKMNMEYNTFTNTVLMIDPFPSKVKEDRAAFSYEKDMLSIFGKLLTAVTNQMKVKAEDYMLAMKDGYASQFLISPSRYFKDSEGNVVDAFGENAIACGTLAGFGGFISKEFRVHDYYLGRFNCEIFLRDYFTVPKEALTENPIFRNGYANVDEESRERFKSLKDDSYQIIPIFSKRKEEGYFPMPTFSNGSNWPVIKEEIIDKLKPHVKRRVQKVTLNIVKLSFINKVLLFIGSKVVINRMITDKIIGAIKKSMITWKLMDKK; encoded by the coding sequence ATGGAAAATGATACTTTTAGAGTAGGACTATGTATGGCTGGTGCGGTTTCTGCAGGAGCTTATACAGCAGGAGTGGTAGACTATTTGCTAGAAGCGCTCGAAGAGTGGGAAAAGCAAAAAGGAAACCCTAATGTGCCTACTCACAAAGTAGTTATACCTGTTATAGGTGGGGCTTCGGCAGGAGGCATGACGGGTGTAATTACAGCATCGGCATTAGAGGGAGAAATAAAGCCTGTACCCGTACCTGAAAAGGAAGACATATTAAAAGAACATCCTGAAAACAGGTTTTATAATGCATGGGTAGATCTTTTAGGAGAGGATATGTTTGTTCAAATGATGAATACATCTGATATTGAAAAAGGAGGCGATGTGGTAGCATTACTTAATTCTCAGTTTATAGATGAAATTGCTAATAAAATAACTAAAATAGATAATAGCAAACCTAAGCCTACACGTTCCTATTTTGAAACTCCTCTTAAAATATTTACCACACTATCTAATCTTGAAGGGTTTGACTATAATATAGATTTTAATACAGCGATAAGTAGAGAAAAATATGTAATGACAGTACATAATGATTATGCCTGCTTTGGTCTTTATGATACTCCTGAAGAGAAATTGAAAATAGAAGAGGGGTGGATTCCGCTTAATTTTAGAACAAATAAAAATGTAAACATTGCTAGAGATGCTGCTATGGCAACAGGGGCTTTCCCTATTGGTTTGGAGTCAAGAGTTTTAGAAAGAAAATCGAATGATGTACATAAAATAAATTGGCTTAAAAATTATTTTGCAAACATTCCTGATAGTACAAACGATTATAAAACCCTAAATATTGATGGGGGAATGATTAATAACGAACCTTTTGAAAAAGTAAGACAGGTACTAGATGATATAACCCAAAAACAAAATCCGGATATAAAAGATGATGATGTTGTTAAAATGAATATGGAGTATAATACATTTACCAATACTGTTTTAATGATAGACCCGTTTCCTAGTAAGGTAAAAGAAGATAGAGCCGCATTTAGTTATGAAAAAGATATGCTTTCTATTTTTGGTAAATTACTTACAGCTGTAACTAACCAAATGAAAGTTAAGGCAGAAGATTATATGCTTGCCATGAAAGATGGCTATGCTAGTCAGTTTCTAATATCGCCATCCCGTTATTTTAAGGACTCCGAAGGTAATGTAGTAGATGCTTTTGGCGAAAATGCTATTGCTTGTGGTACATTGGCAGGTTTTGGCGGGTTTATAAGTAAAGAGTTTAGAGTACACGACTATTATTTAGGACGTTTTAATTGCGAAATATTTTTGAGAGATTATTTTACTGTCCCCAAAGAGGCACTTACCGAAAATCCTATTTTTAGGAATGGTTATGCAAATGTAGATGAGGAGAGTAGAGAGCGGTTTAAATCGTTAAAAGATGATAGTTACCAGATTATACCTATTTTCTCGAAACGTAAAGAAGAAGGTTACTTCCCAATGCCTACATTTAGTAATGGCAGTAACTGGCCTGTTATTAAAGAAGAAATTATAGATAAATTAAAACCCCACGTAAAACGCAGGGTTCAAAAAGTTACTCTTAATATCGTTAAATTAAGTTTTATTAATAAAGTCTTACTCTTTATTGGTAGCAAAGTAGTCATAAACAGAATGATTACAGATAAAATAATAGGGGCTATAAAGAAATCAATGATAACTTGGAAGCTTATGGATAAAAAATAA